From Fibrobacter succinogenes, the proteins below share one genomic window:
- the thiL gene encoding thiamine-phosphate kinase, giving the protein MKFPDLGEFRFVSKILDGVAPLKSDSPAHRSWLSAGDDCAIFDGWLATKDLSVENTHFRLDWSSPEQAVEKHIVSNVSDVSSMGGRPCIALFGLCVNKSWSKETCDRIAKAVSQGFARRGITLIGGDTVSGDVGMFSTTLLGKTDDGTTLLRSGAKPGDRVFVTGTLGKSDAGLWLLMNHPEEASRFQRLVDYHLSPQICEDAGVQLVKQGVRGACMDISDGLSSEANHLALSSSVSIEIDEEKLPIDPDVIEMCDYFGLSPLKFALNGGEEYQLLFTFDGSNSIYLKGTPKIAEIHEIGLVNSGCGVFFKKQVGGRIILNAQAWSHL; this is encoded by the coding sequence ATGAAATTCCCAGATCTTGGCGAATTTAGGTTCGTCAGTAAAATTTTGGATGGAGTCGCTCCCTTAAAAAGCGATTCGCCGGCGCACCGCAGTTGGTTGTCTGCCGGGGATGATTGCGCCATCTTTGATGGCTGGCTTGCAACAAAGGATCTCTCGGTCGAGAACACGCACTTCAGGCTAGACTGGTCTAGTCCTGAGCAGGCGGTCGAGAAGCACATTGTCTCTAACGTATCAGATGTGTCTTCGATGGGCGGTCGCCCCTGCATTGCGCTCTTTGGCCTTTGCGTGAACAAATCCTGGAGTAAAGAAACTTGCGATCGAATTGCTAAAGCGGTATCGCAAGGCTTTGCCAGAAGAGGAATTACGTTGATTGGGGGTGATACGGTTTCGGGCGATGTCGGGATGTTTTCGACAACCCTTCTCGGTAAGACCGACGATGGAACAACGCTCCTCCGTAGCGGTGCAAAACCGGGTGACCGCGTTTTTGTAACGGGAACTCTTGGTAAATCTGATGCCGGACTTTGGCTTTTGATGAACCATCCCGAGGAGGCTTCTCGCTTCCAACGGCTGGTCGATTACCATTTGTCCCCGCAAATTTGCGAAGATGCCGGAGTGCAACTGGTAAAGCAAGGGGTGCGTGGCGCCTGCATGGATATTAGCGACGGGCTCAGTTCCGAGGCGAACCATTTGGCGCTGTCTTCGAGCGTTTCTATCGAAATTGACGAAGAAAAATTGCCGATTGATCCCGATGTAATTGAAATGTGCGATTATTTTGGGCTTTCGCCCCTTAAATTTGCGCTAAATGGGGGTGAAGAATATCAACTTCTGTTTACATTTGATGGTTCAAATAGTATATATTTAAAAGGTACGCCCAAAATTGCCGAAATTCATGAAATTGGATTAGTCAATTCGGGGTGTGGTGTGTTTTTCAAAAAACAAGTCGGTGGAAGGATAATTTTAAACGCTCAGGCGTGGTCACATCTATGA
- a CDS encoding GspE/PulE family protein, protein MKDSNSLGQLLVRVNLINEDQLKYAEDEVKYQAQLGKKVTLVQILVKAGMVKQEQLTDILGVQMQSVTKKRIGEMLLDQGFITQDQLNEALEKQKTSGGKRLGRVLVDLKFIDEKKLTDILCCQFEVPFVKLDAIKLDDKVYEYISEDQCKTHKIVPLYVTKDSRQALVVAMADPTNVRLRDSIKFKVKKNVDVVMASEQDIKKTIDILFANHGPAEESLADLIGSSGDDELETVERGQGNSDEPELTDEEGRQVVKIVTTLIHEAIARHASDIHLEPQETFLKLRYRIDGDLQVMSPIPARLMPQILSRIKLLSKMDIAEKRKPLDGRFTVRYKGAEVDLRVSSFPISLRKRGVCEKIVMRILDPNSGQFPLKEMGFDPRVLKQFIDAINAPNGIVLVTGPTGSGKSTTLYASIREILDSTINISTMEDPVELNIDGVNQGQINNAAGFTFAAGIRALLRQDPDVIMIGEMRDQETSTMAIEAALTGHLVFSTLHTNDAAGAFPRLLEMGLEPFLVSTAIKGVLAQRLVRRICKNCKEPVEISQELRDELHLSPDMQFYHGRGCEKCDGSGFKGRCGIYEFLVPNESVRNLVIKRASGDEIKREAIKSCEMITLRMDGINKALQGQTTLEQAIGASTADE, encoded by the coding sequence ATGAAGGATTCAAACAGCTTAGGACAGTTGCTGGTTCGTGTTAACCTGATTAACGAAGACCAGTTGAAGTACGCCGAAGACGAAGTCAAGTACCAGGCGCAGTTGGGGAAAAAGGTGACCCTTGTCCAGATTCTTGTGAAGGCTGGCATGGTCAAGCAGGAACAACTGACTGATATTCTTGGCGTTCAGATGCAGAGTGTCACCAAGAAGCGTATTGGTGAAATGCTCTTGGATCAGGGCTTTATTACCCAAGATCAATTGAATGAAGCTCTTGAAAAGCAGAAAACGTCGGGGGGTAAACGTCTTGGTCGAGTGCTCGTTGATTTGAAGTTCATCGACGAAAAGAAACTCACGGACATTCTCTGCTGCCAGTTCGAAGTTCCGTTCGTAAAACTCGATGCCATCAAACTGGATGATAAGGTTTACGAATACATTTCGGAAGACCAGTGTAAGACGCATAAGATTGTTCCTCTTTATGTGACTAAGGATTCCCGTCAGGCACTCGTGGTCGCTATGGCCGACCCGACGAACGTGCGCTTGAGGGACTCCATCAAGTTTAAGGTCAAGAAAAACGTTGACGTTGTCATGGCTTCCGAACAAGACATCAAGAAGACGATTGATATCTTGTTTGCGAACCACGGCCCGGCTGAAGAATCCCTTGCTGATCTTATCGGGTCTTCTGGTGATGACGAACTTGAAACTGTCGAACGCGGTCAGGGCAACAGCGACGAACCGGAATTGACCGACGAAGAAGGTCGTCAGGTCGTGAAAATCGTGACAACGCTTATTCACGAAGCTATTGCCCGCCATGCATCTGATATTCACCTTGAACCGCAAGAAACATTCCTCAAGTTGCGCTACCGTATCGATGGTGACTTGCAGGTGATGTCTCCGATTCCGGCACGTCTGATGCCGCAGATCCTTTCGCGTATTAAGCTTTTGTCCAAAATGGACATTGCAGAAAAACGTAAACCGTTGGACGGACGTTTTACCGTGCGTTACAAGGGCGCCGAAGTTGACCTTCGTGTGAGCTCGTTCCCGATTTCTCTGCGTAAGCGTGGTGTTTGCGAAAAAATCGTTATGCGTATTTTGGACCCGAACTCGGGTCAGTTCCCGCTAAAGGAAATGGGCTTCGACCCACGTGTGCTCAAGCAGTTTATCGATGCTATTAATGCTCCTAACGGAATTGTGCTGGTTACCGGTCCGACGGGTTCCGGTAAATCTACGACGCTTTATGCTTCTATTCGTGAAATTCTTGACTCGACGATCAACATCTCGACGATGGAAGACCCGGTGGAATTGAATATTGATGGTGTGAACCAAGGTCAGATTAACAATGCCGCAGGCTTTACTTTTGCGGCGGGCATTCGTGCCTTGCTCCGTCAGGACCCGGACGTTATCATGATCGGTGAAATGCGTGACCAAGAAACCTCGACGATGGCTATCGAAGCTGCTTTGACGGGTCACTTGGTCTTCAGTACGCTCCATACAAACGACGCTGCAGGTGCTTTCCCTCGTTTGCTCGAAATGGGATTGGAACCGTTCCTTGTTTCTACCGCAATTAAGGGCGTCTTGGCTCAACGTCTTGTGCGCCGCATTTGCAAGAACTGTAAGGAACCGGTCGAGATTTCTCAGGAACTCCGCGATGAACTCCACCTTTCTCCGGACATGCAGTTCTACCATGGCCGTGGCTGCGAAAAGTGCGATGGTTCGGGCTTCAAGGGCCGTTGCGGTATTTACGAGTTCCTCGTGCCGAATGAATCTGTACGTAACCTTGTGATTAAACGTGCTTCCGGTGACGAAATCAAGCGCGAGGCCATCAAGTCTTGCGAAATGATTACGCTCCGTATGGACGGTATCAACAAGGCGCTCCAGGGCCAGACCACTTTGGAACAGGCCATCGGCGCATCTACTGCGGATGAGTAG